One Etheostoma cragini isolate CJK2018 chromosome 19, CSU_Ecrag_1.0, whole genome shotgun sequence DNA segment encodes these proteins:
- the LOC117935211 gene encoding uncharacterized protein LOC117935211 yields MTLLNIFVVDVCLRGCTLWTVPAPSSHTESAAVCPGQTTHRFDENEVGARCLSYHDKMNLVLLIAATFALALVQGNNQPCQRNSNDNAYNEFVLRHVLQESFNRYSRTDWATYIMKYGLCDRPRQTFIKGRNQVDLVQTCNGSGRPLLNSYNGNFCISSITMHVYELSVDKNCRVISLVRRRRYVIVACDKVGNLCSPVYFEKYTNQKHDMSARPCRP; encoded by the exons atgacgctattgaatatttttgttgtggACGTCTGTCTTCGAGGTTGCACTTTGTGGACGGTCCCTGCGCCCTCGTCTCACACAGAGTCCGCTGCTGTTTGTCCAGGTCAGACGACCCATCGTTTTGATGAAAATGAGGTTGGAGCTCGTTGTCTATCTTACCACG ACAAGATGAACCTCGTTCTCCTGATCGCCGCCACGTTCGCTCTTGCTCTTGTTCAGGGGAACAATCAGCCTTGCCAGAGGAACAGCAACGACAATGCATACAACGAATTTGTTCTGAGACACGTCCTTCAGGAGTCCTTTAACAGATATTCAAGGACGGACTGGGCAAC GTACATAATGAAGTATGGACTTTGCGACAGGCCGAGGCAGACCTTCATCAAGGGCAGGAATCAGGTAGATTTGGTGCAGACCTGTAACGGCTCCGGTCGCCCGCTGTTAAACAGTTACAACGGTAACTTCTGCATCAGTTCCATAACCATGCATGTATATGAGCTCAGCGTCGACAAGAATTGCAGAGTTATAAGTCTAGTGAGACGACGAAGATATGTGATTGTCGCTTGTGACAAAGTTGGAAACCTCTGCAGTCCCGTCTATTTCGAGAAGTACACCAACCAAAAGCACGACATGAGTGCTAGACCCTGCAGGCCTTAG